The following proteins are encoded in a genomic region of Drosophila willistoni isolate 14030-0811.24 chromosome 3R, UCI_dwil_1.1, whole genome shotgun sequence:
- the LOC6649863 gene encoding ectopic P granules protein 5 homolog, whose amino-acid sequence MATLVKPKKEKTKKSRITQSKREEEEICEDELSTSSATAPQEQRPSQSENASLMEELERVAALASSSSTEPIISHECCISSDTILPAEPEPEPTAPCAPPPTTIQVLQYPNLQPLRLNSSNEEQKSTIVYHQRTVSPGFALTRSHIQPLSGEQLKQIYECPDLERAKQFELEFLMNSLLENSESDPLYLALLEYYNLQIKLSSNLHDVQKYRQVCKATQNQIWTKEEVKQSFGGACGDGYELQETVTYDRIKVDQVKLEAATASLTRLYNLVCHTFTTNTIIAKITKVKIDQIVNGLLTNYQPDDESSNNLKLHNDLDAAALECVARLRRAIAILFGFARRPSPNTNFDSDLKQWMNKLISLQILLATKEDHWFLLFNILRCPNGVGLWAAEFLQLPGMDATQVRGLQTNEMPLELTSPELNHCIATLQILLLPIKKRNEYLKSHAQAHRELSGGTAVAEDRWILVDSDGEDAHTPSGECLGLKDNDLIALLNQLPFEKIFSSALRIEKFLQDYIIEPDMITAQQMLSSVAFLAQLIEIFGEGMLTYNNERYKQLAKRLGRLVRHTLQYVSDYHDLFLHNNLNKPVDLCERIEVEVQALLIRACGYIYRTHNLGTWQYFSTLPYATLDTEFIWHLFYYLNVGFPMDLRTQLTEDPEGAFQAEDFWQKFDVAYSDIAPEDMYYLLQAFFEMANDRDRTKDWNLIKGICLHIYQIGFIHWTTREMCYKAARDMLINITLAYEELLDCLLLQLKVRFGETEQAAYLFKALPLENWRPSMDSFEILSNWLLHFEYQSPESQLARLIIGHLNWGFDEESRLFLPHNIHVRMACLVSEALTKHAPEVIGASGISESVRQVSALIDSSQSIREQFINWCWRMISTLRLHLMDQSVESVKRTLQHPTEPLLFIPELERLDMIHQGVTDQRPIALYVGLLVSLHGHSIPLICQHGFSLLQKLLIDHRHAAVIRCLELIVPLFLETPETLASCENFSKVMMTLLSADKTYLKMAKDMVNVNSVGPILELLDNMLHHQIVSYTSYGLCSPLNLINVWLNCFTALPDWSQNQNVLHLLDKMLRIAYQFADCRVQAVEFFYNYYKSGTEWKTPTKTSAFKSFFSSQPISRVPAVSEKHCWLTLVLLEIEFRLQDMSFWPELLRQIAVQPVEAALKKTSAIQKTNAFSASQLVIYKYAQLLASMETTHALFPIICQKFFELYLWRVPTEVESQNFSYNFGVSDRFYEYNVTLMKSLKGQLKSAEVYYTSLSRKRSNEEGVGHLYNSCAKLMQNCALWLEDTQINKFSSDADQLPAQYNNVKLRELLSGHTEHWTEYLCLAALRKEQRNQADQWSHKIYRIEKPLSRRTPVQSKPRQTSIQRIKSHLVTYDKRLPAPQYIRATSIKQMAIDKNTLPELKKAINNLNSTANKFHYKTSELNSLNLNYLERVPALYQMVPYQETRWKQCDSLLFNRRCTRPAEITVIPQHIRKNEQVSQKQDQNREQHDKIVNEMLEMNIDGFAQTIEELGSYIRVLLQSPPDKMVTKIGTNFFYYVVDNLNDVTMKFQATHDLYKQLLDELGIYIQAEQASEGLPVLRLALKRPDLVELLAGVFVPCRTDAEYFLPMYQFLIDSHLKRCDTKILFVLLSKFDLLSWMEAYQPKLSDINRLLLLVLQGLESWSQPDSSLLQDQFRRQLVHIFGYDFPQHYGEVLQLVLDRISDQKLMPLVLVDLLNALFERANGGMLTLDCTEARLHEISLDFARRQKLFTLKASTDTLLLLARHFQKERLHHGLHGLYPKHKEYCPALVMWFTCFGQVLLSAAICSYQELLADQISDIVFGSIVETHAPWLVPYTEQSGVGDVAHWIRQLTPGQNKILLPWSEPHVGSSKIMIRSFITTLLQVLEYLPSSNKVLEHVFAWYVHHYAQPNMPGHILAPIHEGLAQLPWDRFLPPGQHIELLYDSLQRYAPESHAMLGHIFIRIDWNNWFAVMPQPVAILSRLFGVFIKIAFEPNIHIHPNTSKILEGATQYPWHLVEYSELEKLLKWFVASVEPAIVLKLPNESNYADRAVLDLLRVACAMIPERYGQTPVVQATGKRMLYTRSLVRLQRACGAKHTKLLATKEGERAFAHAFLELLNSIDLAISHTNEQRTAEEQRREALNLMLELVAPTQTQSEEISNIHIQTLIRWQQTCPPGNLVMCAALPAIGHLNTYITCIYGLLETSIEVYFRSSPESAPWHAPSWEGLFEALQMSLPKLELMPVMNGNNFFSLHVYVLYKLEEIATSGEKITFLQDVTQLMEDMKTTPRTEPQLALVWGLIISRGSQLIEVSGLIKKPLYMLARQLQLASTKAEGWSDGLLGVIGLKTEVITNRRKILTRCLACVIFSLFPANINLRLPCEEYESGMRELNMLLANKKFTDEKSMIVRAVSLLKEQTVPERRGIPLLICRLVGIFYDPNYLATIPEVWDCDFKLKAT is encoded by the exons ATGGCCACCTTAGTGAAGCCGAAAAAGGAG aaaacgaaaaagtcCCGAATTACACAAAGCAAACGAGAAGAGGAAGAGATATGCGAAGATGAGTTATCAACAAGTAGTGCCACTGCGCCACAAGAACAAAGACCAAGCCAAAGTGAAAATGCTTCGCTTATGGAGGAATTGGAGAGAGTCGCTGCCCTGGCCAGCAGTAGTAGCACTGAGCCCATCATCAGCCATGAGTGCTGCATTTCGAGTGACACGATTCTGCCGGCGGAACCAGAACCGGAACCCACTGCGCCCTGTGCCCCTCCTCCAACCACTATTCAAGTATTGCAATATCCAAATCTTCAGCCATTGCGACTTAACAGTAGCAATGAAGAACAAAAATCCACTATTGTCTATCACCAGAGGACAGTATCACCGGGTTTCGCCTTGACCCGCAGTCACATACAGCCATTGAGCGGAGAACAATTAAAGCAAATCTATGAATGTCCCGATTTGGAGCGGGCCAAACAATTTGAATTGGAATTCTTAATGAACTCGTTGCTAGAGAACAGTGAATCAGATCCCCTTTATCTAGCTCTCTTGGAGTACTATAATCTGCAAATAAAACTCTCTTCGAATCTGCATGATGTCCAAAAATATCGTCAAGTATGTAAagcaacacaaaaccaaatcTGGACCAAAGAGGAAGTGAAGCAAAGCTTTGGTGGCGCCTGCGGCGATGGCTACGAATTGCAGGAAACTGTTACCTACGA TCGCATTAAAGTGGATCAAGTCAAACTGGAGGCCGCTACAGCTTCCCTGACGCGCCTTTATAATTTGGTGTGCCATACATTCACCACCAATACCATCATCGCGAAGATAACCAAAGTGAAAATCGATCAAATAGTTAATGGGCTACTTACCAACTATCAACCAGATGATGAGTCCTCAAATAATTTGAAACTACACAACGACCTGGATGCAGCAGCTCTGGAATGTGTGGCCAGACTGCGACGTGCCATTGCCATTTTATTTGGATTCGCACGAAGACCTAGTCCCAATACG aaTTTCGACTCTGATCTGAAGCAATGGATGAATAAGCTAATTTCCCTACAGATTTTGCTGGCAACCAAAGAGGATCATTGGTTTTTACTTTTCAATATTCTACGTTGTCCCAATGGCGTCGGTTTGTGGGCTGCCGAGTTTCTTCAGCTGCCAGGAATGGATGCAACGCAAGTTCGAGGCCTACAGACCAACGAGATGCCGTTGGAGTTAACTTCGCCCGAGCTTAATCACTGCATAGCCACATTGCAAATTCTCTTATTGCCCATTAAGAAGCGCAATGAATATTTAAAGAGCCACGCACAGGCCCATAGGGAACTGTCTGggggtacagcggtggcagaAGACCGCTGGATACTCGTAGATTCCGATGGCGAGGATGCACATACTCCATCCGGCGAATGCTTGGGACTAAAAGATAACGATCTTATTGCTTTACTCAATCAACTTCCTTTTGAGAAGATCTTCAG CTCTGCGCTGCGCATAGAGAAGTTTCTGCAGGATTATATTATTGAACCGGACATGATTACAGCTCAACAAATGTTATCCTCGGTGGCCTTTCTGGCACAATTGATTGAGATTTTCGGTGAAGGCATGCTGACCTACAACAATGAGCGATACAAACAGTTGGCCAAACGCCTGGGTCGTCTGGTGAGGCATACATTGCAATATGTCTCCGACTATCATGATCTGTTTCT CCACAACAATTTAAACAAGCCTGTCGATCTTTGTGAACGCATTGAGGTCGAGGTTCAGGCCCTGCTTATTCGTGCCTGCGGTTATATATATCGCACCCATAATCTGGGCACTTGGCAATACTTCTCGACGCTTCCCTATGCCACACTGGATACTGAGTTTATTTGGCATCTCTTTTATTATCTGAATGTGGGCTTTCCTATGGACTTGAGGACCCAATTAACTGAGGATCCTGAGGGAGCTTTTCAGGCCGAAGACTTTTGGCAAAAGTTCGACGTTGCATACAGTGATATAGCGCCCGAAGATATGTACTACCTGTTGCAGGCATTTTTTGAAATGGCCAACGATCGGGATCGCACCAAAGACTGGAATCTAATCAAGGGCATCTGTTTGCATATCTATCAAATTGGTTTTATCCATTGGACCACCAGAGAAATGTGTTATAAGGCCGCACGCGATATGCTTATAAATATCACATTGGCCTACGAAGAACTTCTGGATTGCCTGCTATTGCAGTTGAAAGTCCGTTTTGGAGAGACTGAACAGGCCGCTTACTTATTCAAAGCTCTCCCACTCGAAAACTGGCGACCCAGTATGGATAGCTTTGAAATACTTTCCAATTGGCTGCTGCACTTTGAGTATCAATCGCCAGAGAGTCAACTTGCACGCTTAATCATTGGACATCttaattggggtttcgatgaAGAGAGTCGTCTATTTTTGCCCCACAATATACACGTACGGATGGCATGCTTGGTCTCTGAGGCGCTGACCAAACATGCACCGGAAGTAATCGGAGCGTCTGGCATCTCGGAAAGTGTGCGTCAAGTTTCTGCCCTTATTGATTCAAGTCAATCGATCAGGGAGCAGTTCATCAATTGGTGTTGGCGCATGATTTCCACGCTTCGTCTGCACTTGATGGACCAAAGTGTCGAGTCGGTTAAGCGAACTTTACAGCATCCTACAGAACCTTTGCTGTTTATACCCGAACTTGAACGTCTGGATATGATACATCAAGGTGTAACCGATCAGCGACCCATCGCCTTATATGTGGGACTCTTAGTTAGTTTGCATGGTCATTCGATTCCATTGATATGCCAGCATGGTTTTAGTTTGCTACAGAAGCTACTCATTGATCATCGTCATGCAGCTGTGATTCGTTGTCTGGAATTAATAGTGCCATTATTTCTTGAGACACCCGAAACTCTGGCCAGCTGCGAAaa CTTCAGCAAGGTAATGATGACTCTACTGAGTGCCGacaaaacatatttaaagATGGCCAAAGACATGGTCAATGTTAATTCTGTGGGTCCAATTCTTGAACTGTTGGACAACATGCTGCATCATCAGATTGTTTCATATACAAG CTATGGTCTCTGCTCGCCTTTAAATCTAATTAATGTATGGCTAAACTGCTTTACGGCTCTCCCGGATTGGtcacaaaaccaaaatgttTTGCATCTGCTGGATAAAATGTTGCGCATTGCCTATCAGTTTGCAGATTGCCGTGTCCAAGCTGTTGAATTCTTCTACAACTATTACAAA AGTGGCACTGAATGGAAGACACCGACCAAAACATCGGCGTTTAAGTCATTCTTTAGCAGTCAGCCAATATCACGGGTTCCTGCAGTTTCCGAAAAACACTGCTGGCTTACATTGGTGCTCTTGGAGATTGAATTTCGTCTGCAGGATATGTCGTTTTGGCCCGAGTTGTTGCGTCAGATTGCTGTACAACCCGTTGAGGCGGCGCTTAAGAAGACTTCAGCTATCCAAAAAACCAATGCATTTTCAGCTTCACAATTGGTCATCTACAAGTATGCCCAACTATTGGCCAGCATGGAGACCACTCATGCTCTTTTCCCCATCATCTGTCAAAAGTTCTTTGAGCTCTATCTATGGCGTGTGCCTACAGAGGTTGAGTcacaaaatttctcatataaTTTTGGAGTATCGGATAGATTTTATGAGTACAATGTGACCCTAATGAAGTCGCTTAAGGGTCAACTGAAAAGTGCAGAAGTTTATTACACGTCTTTGTCCAGAAAACGTAGCAACGAAGAAGGTGTAGGTCATCTCTACAACAGTTGCGCCAAACTTATGCAGAATTGTGCTCTCTGGCTGGAGGATACACAGATAAATAAGTTTTCCAGCGATGCGGACCAACTTCCAGCTCAATATAATAATGTTAAATTACGCGAATTGCTAAGTGGACATACTGAACATTGGACGGAATATCTATGCCTCGCCGCTCTGCGCAAAGAACAACGAAATCAAGCCGACCAATGGTCACACAAAATATATCGCATCGAAAAGCCACTGTCTCGAAGGACTCCAGTACAATCCAAACCTCGTCAGACGTCCATACAGCGCATCAAGAGTCACTTGGTAACCTATGACAAACGCTTGCCAGCTCCACAGTACATTCGGGCTACTTCAATCAAACAGATGGCAATCGATAAAAACACTTTGCCGGAACTTAAGAAGGCCATTAATAACCTCAATTCCACAGCCAA caaatttcattataaaacCTCAGAGTTAAATTCATTGAATCTGAATTATCTTGAACGTGTGCCGGCATTATATCAAATGGTACCATACCAGGAAACCAGGTGGAAACAGTGTGACTCGTTACTTTTTAATCGGAGATGCACGCGTCCAGCGGAAATCACAGTGATTCCACAGCATATACGTAAAAATGAGCAAGTCTCACAAAAACAGGACCAAAACAGGGAACAACACGATAAGATTGTGAATGAGATGTTGGAGATGAATATTGATGGCTTTGCCCAGACAATTGAGGAACTGGGCAGCTACATTCGTGTCTTATTACAATCGCCGCCAGATAAAATGGTTACCAAAATTGGCACCAATTTCTTCTATTATGTGGTGGACAATCTAAACGATGTAACTATGAAATTCCAAGCTACCCATGATCTATACAAGCAACTGCTCGACGAATTGGGT ATCTATATTCAAGCCGAACAGGCATCCGAAGGACTGCCCGTATTAAGATTGGCTTTAAAGCGTCCCGATCTCGTAGAGCTTTTGGCTGGTGTCTTTGTGCCGTGTCGAACCGATGCCGAATATTTCCTGCCTATGTACCAGTTCCTCATAGACTCGCATCTGAAACGCTGCGATACGAAAATTCTTTTCGTTTTACTCTCCAAATTTGATTTGCTTAGTTGGATGGAAGCGTATCAACCAAAGCTTAGCGATATCAATCGACTGCTTCTGCTGGTGCTGCAGGGCTTGGAGTCATGGTCACAGCCGGATAGTAGTTTGCTCCAGGACCAATTTCGCCGTCAATTGGTCCACATTTTTGGGTACGATTTCCCACAGCACTATGGCGAGGTATTACAGTTGGTGCTAGATCGCATATCGGATCAGAAACTAATGCCATTGGTGCTGGTCGATTTGCTAAACGCCCTATTTGAGCGGGCGAATGGCGGCATGCTTACGCTCGACTGTACTGAAGCACGCTTGCACGAGATATCCTTGGACTTTGCCCGTCGTCAGAAGCTTTTCACTTTAAAGGCATCCACCGATACCCTGTTGCTACTGGCCAGACACTTTCAGAAAGAGCGGCTTCATCATGGACTCCATGGATTGTATCCAAAGCATAAGGAATATTGTCCAGCTCTGGTGATGTGGTTCACTTGCTTTGGTCAGGTATTATTATCGGCAGCGATATGCAGCTACCAGGAGCTCTTAGCTGATCAAA TTAGTGACATTGTGTTTGGTTCCATTGTGGAAACACATGCTCCATGGCTGGTCCCATACACTGAGCAAAGCGGCGTGGGTGATGTGGCTCATTGGATACGGCAGCTGACCCcaggacaaaataaaattttactcCCATGGAGTGAACCACATGTGGGCAGTAGTAAGATCATGATAAGATCTTTTATTACTACCCTTCTGCAAGTGCTCGAGTATCTGCCCTCATCGAATAAAGTTCTCGAGCATGTGTTCGCTTGGTATGTGCATCATTATGCCCAGCCCAACATGCCTGGCCATATATTGGCTCCCATTCACGAGGGACTTGCCCAGTTGCCCTGGGATCGTTTCCTGCCGCCTGGCCAGCACATTGAATTACTCTACGATAGCCTTCAACGCTATGCGCCCGAATCGCATGCCATGTTGGGACACATCTTCATAAGAATCGATTGGAATAACTGGTTTGCGGTAATGCCGCAGCCCGTGGCGATTCTATCGCGTCTCTTTGGTGTCTTTATAAAGATTGCCTTCGAACCGAACATTCACATTCATCCAAATACGAGCAAAATCCTCGAGGGAGCCACACAATATCCCTGGCATCTAGTGGAATACAGTGAACTCGAGAAGTTGCTCAAGTGGTTTGTGGCTAGTGTGGAGCCGGCAATTGTTTTAAAGCTGCCCAACGAAAGCAATTACGCTGATCGCGCCGTCCTAGA TCTCCTCCGTGTGGCGTGTGCCATGATTCCTGAACGCTATGGTCAAACCCCAGTGGTTCAGGCAACGGGCAAACGTATGCTATATACCCGATCACTTGTGCGCTTGCAACGGGCATGCGGCGCCAAGCATACGAAACTACTGGCCACCAAGGAAGGAGAGCGAGCATTTGCACATGCCTTCCTGGAGCTCTTGAACTCGATTGATTTGGCAATTAGCCATACCAACGAGCAACGCACTGCCGAAGAACAGCGTAGAGAAGCCCTCAATTTGATGCTCGAACTGGTAGCTCCAACACAGACCCAAAGTGAGGAGATCTCCAA TATACACATTCAAACGTTGATACGTTGGCAGCAGACATGTCCTCCAGGCAATCTGGTTATGTGTGCTGCTCTACCGGCCATTGGACATCTAAATACCTATATCACTTGCATCTATGGATTGCTGGAGACTAGCATTGAGGTTTATTTCCGCAGCTCGCCAGAAAGTGCCCCATGGCATGCGCCTAGTTGGGAGGGTCTGTTCGAGGCACTGCAAATGTCGTTGCCAAAGCTGGAACTAATGCCCGTCATGAACGGTAACAACTTCTTCTCACTGCATGTCTATGTGCTCTACAAACTGGAGGAAATTGCAACTAGTGGCGAAAAGATAACATTTCTTCAAGATGTTACCCAGTTGATGGAGGATATGAAGACCACGCCACGAACGGAGCCGCAATTGGCCTTAGTGTGGGGTCTTATAATTTCACGCGGCAGCCAGCTAATCGAAGTCTCAGGACTTATAAAGAAACCTCTGTACATGTTGGCCCGACAGCTTCAGTTGGCCTCGACCAAAGCAGAGGGCTGGAGTGATGGTCTTTTGGGGGTCATTGGTCTTAAGACCGAAGTCATTACCAATAG ACGTAAAATTCTTACCCGTTGCCTGGCTTGTGTAATTTTCTCGCTCTTCCCGGCCAACATTAACCTTCGTTTGCCTTGTGAGGAGTACGAAAGTGGCATGCGAGAGTTGAATATGCTGTTGGCCAATAAAAAGTTTACCGATGAGAAGTCCATGATTGTAAGGGCCGTAAGTCTTCTCAAGGAGCAGACAGTACCAGAAAGACGAGGAATTCCACTGTTGATTTGTCGCCTGGTTGGCATTTTCTACGACCCAAATTACCTGGCAACTATTCCCGAGGTTTGGGATTGTGACTTTAAGCTAAAAGCAACATGA